Proteins encoded by one window of Inmirania thermothiophila:
- a CDS encoding nickel-dependent hydrogenase large subunit — MTRLIVGPFNRVEGDLEVRLEVAEGVVRSARVSSPLYRGFERILLGREPLDALAITPRVCGICSVAQSMAAVTALQALAGIEPPPNGLHAANLVLAAENLADHLTHFYLFFMPDLARPVYRDRPWHGSVAARFRAAGGSARPPMLAARARLLHVVGLLAGRWPHTLAFQPGGSTRAVGAAERLRLLEILAEVRAFLEAELFGAPLEAVEALDGVAALRARLAAEGPERCDLLRLLAAAEDLGLDGLGRIRLPLMSYGAYPGTDGPLFPAGLLRDGRPEALDPDAITEDHSHAWLRRGAAPLPPAEGTTEPDPEAPGGYTWCKAPRLAGSPVEVGAIARQALAGHPLALDLVREGTHVLARVLGRLLECARLVPAMERWAQALEPEAPFIAPAPSVPDGRAAGLVEAARGGLGHWIEVAGGRIRNYQIVAPTTWNFSPRDAAGVPGPLEQALVGAPVRPGETDPVAVQHVVRSFDPCMVCTVH, encoded by the coding sequence GTGACGCGGCTCATCGTCGGCCCCTTCAACCGCGTCGAGGGCGATCTCGAGGTGCGCCTCGAGGTGGCCGAGGGCGTCGTGCGCAGCGCCCGCGTCAGCTCCCCCCTCTACCGCGGCTTCGAGCGCATCCTGCTCGGGCGCGAGCCCCTCGACGCGCTGGCCATCACCCCCCGCGTCTGCGGCATCTGCTCGGTGGCCCAGTCCATGGCCGCGGTCACCGCGCTGCAGGCGCTGGCCGGCATCGAGCCCCCGCCCAACGGCCTGCACGCCGCCAACCTGGTGCTGGCGGCGGAGAACCTCGCCGACCACCTCACCCACTTCTACCTCTTCTTCATGCCGGACCTGGCGCGGCCGGTCTACCGCGACCGCCCGTGGCACGGGTCCGTGGCCGCGCGCTTCCGCGCCGCCGGCGGCAGCGCCCGCCCGCCGATGCTGGCGGCGCGGGCACGGCTCCTGCACGTGGTGGGGCTGCTCGCCGGGCGCTGGCCCCACACCCTGGCCTTCCAGCCCGGCGGCAGCACGCGCGCCGTCGGCGCCGCGGAGCGCCTGCGCCTGCTGGAGATCCTCGCCGAGGTGCGCGCCTTCCTGGAGGCGGAGCTCTTCGGCGCGCCCCTGGAGGCGGTGGAGGCCCTCGACGGCGTCGCCGCCCTGCGCGCCCGGCTCGCGGCCGAGGGACCCGAGCGCTGCGACCTGCTGCGCCTGCTCGCCGCCGCGGAGGACCTCGGCCTCGACGGGCTCGGCCGCATCCGTCTGCCGCTCATGAGCTACGGCGCCTACCCCGGGACCGACGGCCCCCTCTTTCCCGCAGGTCTCCTGCGGGACGGCCGCCCCGAGGCCCTCGATCCCGACGCCATCACCGAGGATCACAGCCACGCCTGGCTGCGCCGCGGCGCCGCCCCGCTCCCGCCGGCGGAGGGGACCACCGAGCCCGACCCCGAGGCCCCCGGGGGCTACACCTGGTGCAAGGCGCCGCGGCTTGCGGGGAGCCCGGTGGAGGTGGGCGCGATCGCCCGCCAGGCCCTCGCCGGGCACCCCCTGGCGCTGGACCTGGTGCGCGAGGGGACCCACGTCCTCGCGCGGGTGCTGGGACGGCTCCTGGAGTGCGCCCGCCTGGTGCCGGCCATGGAGCGCTGGGCCCAGGCGCTGGAGCCCGAGGCACCCTTCATCGCGCCGGCCCCGTCCGTGCCGGACGGGCGCGCCGCAGGCCTGGTGGAGGCCGCCCGCGGCGGTCTCGGGCACTGGATCGAGGTCGCGGGCGGACGGATCCGGAACTACCAGATCGTGGCCCCCACCACCTGGAACTTCTCGCCGCGGGACGCCGCCGGGGTGCCGGGCCCGCTGGAGCAGGCCCTGGTCGGCGCCCCGGTGCGGCCCGGCGAGACCGACCCCGTGGCGGTGCAGCACGTGGTCCGCTCCTTCGACCCCTGCATGGTCTGCACCGTGCACTGA
- the hybE gene encoding [NiFe]-hydrogenase assembly chaperone HybE, which yields MEPSAGSVGGPGPLLERVFERIHRESMQGLPLVNPALRVRAVGFRRLADAGRWVGVLVTPWFMNLMVLSDGTRPLPEAATGERVTLRFPSGAYRFTAGEVEEVGRYLFCSLASPVHCFPDAETAERTAAEVMELLLRAPEGAQEAPAPDPGRRGLLGLGRCARRAEAGA from the coding sequence ATGGAGCCGTCGGCTGGTAGCGTCGGTGGGCCCGGGCCGCTGCTGGAGCGGGTCTTCGAGCGCATCCACCGCGAGTCCATGCAGGGTCTGCCGCTGGTGAACCCGGCCCTGCGGGTCAGGGCGGTGGGCTTTCGCCGTCTCGCCGATGCGGGGCGCTGGGTGGGGGTCCTGGTGACGCCCTGGTTCATGAATCTCATGGTCCTCTCGGACGGCACCCGTCCCCTGCCCGAGGCGGCGACGGGGGAACGGGTGACCCTGCGCTTCCCCTCCGGGGCGTACCGCTTCACCGCGGGCGAGGTGGAGGAGGTGGGGCGCTACCTCTTCTGCTCCCTGGCCTCGCCCGTGCACTGCTTCCCGGACGCGGAGACCGCCGAGCGCACGGCGGCGGAGGTGATGGAGCTGCTGCTGCGCGCGCCCGAGGGGGCGCAGGAGGCGCCGGCGCCGGATCCCGGGCGCCGCGGCCTCCTCGGGCTCGGGCGCTGCGCGCGCCGGGCGGAGGCCGGCGCGTGA
- a CDS encoding HypC/HybG/HupF family hydrogenase formation chaperone, whose product MCLAVPSQVVAVGEGTAVVEAFGRRREVSLLLLDAPVVPGDYVLVQAGGFAYEKVEPKRAREALAEIEALLGEGGEAPDGAVGW is encoded by the coding sequence ATGTGCCTCGCCGTGCCGTCGCAGGTGGTGGCCGTCGGGGAGGGCACCGCGGTGGTGGAGGCCTTCGGCCGGCGGCGCGAGGTGAGCCTGCTGCTGCTCGACGCGCCGGTGGTGCCGGGCGACTATGTGCTGGTGCAGGCGGGGGGCTTCGCCTACGAGAAGGTGGAGCCGAAGCGGGCCCGTGAGGCCCTGGCGGAGATCGAGGCCCTCCTCGGGGAGGGCGGGGAGGCACCGGATGGAGCCGTCGGCTGGTAG
- a CDS encoding HyaD/HybD family hydrogenase maturation endopeptidase, translating to MAVLVLGIGNLLLSDEGLGVHAVRALERDWVLPADVEVVDGGTAGMELLDLMAGREHVVVIDAVKAEGPPGCVLVLRDEAVGAYFRGPISPHQLGLSDVLAALALCEQTPRGLTLVGVVPASLETGLALSEPVREALPRALAEVVAELRRLGREPVHRAA from the coding sequence GTGGCGGTCCTGGTCCTCGGCATCGGCAACCTGCTGCTCTCGGACGAGGGCCTCGGCGTGCACGCGGTGCGCGCCCTGGAGCGGGACTGGGTGCTGCCGGCCGACGTGGAGGTGGTGGACGGCGGCACCGCGGGGATGGAGCTCCTGGACCTCATGGCGGGGCGCGAGCACGTGGTGGTGATCGACGCCGTCAAGGCCGAGGGCCCGCCCGGGTGCGTGCTGGTGCTGCGGGACGAGGCCGTGGGGGCCTACTTCCGCGGCCCCATCTCGCCGCACCAGCTCGGGCTCTCGGACGTGCTGGCGGCGCTCGCGCTGTGCGAGCAGACGCCGCGCGGGCTCACCCTCGTGGGCGTGGTGCCGGCCTCGCTGGAGACGGGGCTCGCCCTCTCGGAGCCGGTGCGCGAGGCGCTGCCGCGGGCGCTGGCCGAGGTGGTGGCGGAGCTGCGCCGTCTCGGGCGCGAGCCGGTGCATCGCGCGGCCTGA
- a CDS encoding nickel-dependent hydrogenase large subunit has protein sequence MSTRITIDPVTRIEGHLRIDCEVKDGRVVKAWASGQMWRGIEKILIGRDPRDAWIFTQRICGVCTTVHAITSVRAVENAIDLEVPLNAQYIRNMIIAAHGIHDHIVHFYHLAALDWVDITSALKADPRKAAQLAESLSEWPGNSVHEMRRVQDKLKGFVASGQLGVFANHAWGHPEMRLPPEVNLIAVAHYLQALEYQRIANKIVSTLGSKTPHIQNLAVGGVANPINPDSQSTLTIERLMLIKAAIDRLHDFIHQVYLKDVAVVAAHYLDWAGHGSGVTHYLSVPDLPLDGKGTRFAMPGGYIRGADLEGGFTPIRSFGDAAFRDSVAEAARHAWYRDEGPLHPWEGRTEPQYTDFQDEGKYSWIKSPTFRGDPAQVGPLANVLCMYAAGHEGARRYVGELVQTVAALTGKDVPLSALHSTLGRHAGRVVRTAILYDNLVAQWRLLMDNIARGDHDTFNPPSFPKGEVRGFGFHEAPRGTLSHWVVIEDGKIRNYQCVVPTTWNAAPRNADDEPGPYEAALVGTPVRDPEQPLEVLRTVRSFDPCLACAVHLHDPATGRAVQVKVS, from the coding sequence GTGTCGACTCGCATCACCATCGATCCGGTCACGCGCATCGAGGGACACCTGCGCATCGACTGCGAGGTCAAGGACGGCCGGGTGGTCAAGGCCTGGGCCTCGGGGCAGATGTGGCGGGGCATCGAGAAGATCCTGATCGGGCGCGATCCGCGCGATGCATGGATCTTCACCCAGCGCATCTGCGGCGTCTGCACCACGGTGCACGCCATCACCTCGGTGCGTGCGGTGGAGAACGCCATCGACCTCGAGGTGCCGCTCAACGCCCAGTACATCCGCAACATGATCATCGCCGCGCACGGCATCCACGATCACATCGTGCACTTCTACCACCTGGCGGCGCTGGACTGGGTGGACATCACCTCGGCCCTCAAGGCCGATCCGCGCAAGGCGGCGCAGCTTGCGGAGAGCCTCTCCGAGTGGCCCGGCAACAGCGTCCACGAGATGCGCCGCGTCCAGGACAAGCTCAAGGGCTTCGTCGCCAGCGGCCAGCTCGGCGTCTTCGCCAACCACGCCTGGGGCCACCCCGAGATGCGGCTGCCCCCCGAGGTGAACCTGATCGCGGTGGCGCACTACCTGCAGGCGCTCGAGTACCAGCGCATCGCCAACAAGATCGTCTCCACCCTCGGGAGCAAGACGCCGCACATCCAGAACCTCGCCGTGGGCGGCGTGGCCAATCCCATCAACCCGGACTCGCAGTCGACGCTCACCATCGAGCGGCTGATGCTCATCAAGGCCGCCATCGACCGGCTGCACGACTTCATCCATCAGGTCTACCTCAAGGACGTCGCGGTGGTGGCCGCCCATTACCTGGACTGGGCCGGCCACGGCAGCGGCGTCACCCACTACCTCTCGGTGCCGGACCTGCCCCTGGACGGCAAGGGCACCCGCTTCGCCATGCCGGGCGGCTACATCCGCGGCGCCGACCTGGAGGGCGGCTTCACGCCCATCCGCAGCTTCGGCGACGCCGCCTTCCGCGACAGCGTCGCCGAGGCCGCCCGGCACGCCTGGTACCGCGACGAGGGGCCGCTGCACCCCTGGGAGGGGCGCACCGAGCCGCAGTACACGGACTTCCAGGACGAGGGCAAGTACTCCTGGATCAAGTCGCCCACCTTCCGCGGCGACCCCGCGCAGGTGGGGCCGCTGGCCAACGTGCTGTGCATGTACGCCGCCGGCCACGAGGGCGCGCGCCGCTACGTGGGCGAGCTGGTGCAGACCGTCGCCGCGCTCACCGGCAAGGACGTGCCCCTCTCGGCGCTGCACTCCACCCTCGGGCGGCATGCCGGGCGCGTGGTGCGCACCGCCATCCTCTACGACAACCTGGTGGCGCAGTGGCGGCTGCTCATGGACAACATCGCCCGTGGCGACCACGACACCTTCAACCCCCCGTCCTTCCCGAAGGGCGAGGTGCGCGGCTTCGGCTTCCACGAGGCCCCGCGCGGGACCCTCTCCCACTGGGTCGTGATCGAGGACGGCAAGATCCGCAACTACCAGTGCGTGGTGCCCACCACCTGGAACGCCGCGCCGCGCAACGCCGATGACGAGCCGGGCCCCTACGAGGCGGCCCTGGTGGGCACCCCGGTCCGGGATCCCGAGCAGCCGCTGGAGGTGCTGCGCACCGTGCGCAGCTTCGACCCCTGCCTGGCCTGCGCGGTGCACCTGCACGACCCGGCGACGGGGCGCGCGGTGCAGGTCAAGGTCAGCTGA
- the hybB gene encoding Ni/Fe-hydrogenase cytochrome b subunit, protein MSEARPVGGRLLTIPTLVLAALAAVAGLILAKRFALGLGAVTHLNGGYPWGLWVVADIVIGTAFACGGYVVAFTVYVLNKGRYHPLVRPALLASLLGYGLGGAAAFIDMGRYGNFYNMFLPWQVNVNSVMLEVGLCVFTYVLVLAVEFLPVVAEAARWTRLRRRLERWLFLFIALGLVLPTMHQSSLGSLLISAGYKIHPLWQSMALQPFFALLTAILMGLAIVIFESAMAAAGLRHELEKPLLTGFGRGALGLTVAYLALRLGDLAMRGALGDALAGDLRGNLFLLETALFVFPVVVLAGPLGRRAPWLFLAALSLGLAGALYRLNAFLIGFLARPGYVYFPSAEEILVTVGLVAFEILVYLVAVKRLPVLAAPARAA, encoded by the coding sequence ATGAGCGAGGCACGTCCCGTCGGCGGCCGTCTGCTGACGATCCCGACCCTGGTGCTGGCGGCGCTGGCCGCGGTGGCCGGCCTCATCCTGGCCAAGCGCTTCGCGCTGGGCCTGGGGGCGGTGACCCACCTCAACGGCGGCTACCCGTGGGGGCTCTGGGTGGTGGCGGACATCGTCATCGGCACCGCCTTCGCCTGCGGCGGCTACGTGGTGGCCTTCACCGTCTACGTCCTCAACAAGGGGCGCTACCACCCGCTGGTGCGCCCGGCGCTGCTGGCGAGCCTGCTCGGCTACGGCCTCGGCGGCGCCGCCGCGTTCATCGACATGGGGCGCTACGGCAACTTCTACAACATGTTCCTGCCCTGGCAGGTGAACGTGAACTCGGTGATGCTGGAGGTGGGCCTGTGCGTGTTCACCTACGTGCTGGTCCTCGCCGTCGAGTTCCTGCCGGTGGTGGCGGAGGCGGCGCGCTGGACGCGGCTGCGGCGGCGGCTCGAGCGCTGGCTCTTCCTCTTCATCGCCCTCGGGCTCGTGCTGCCGACCATGCACCAGTCCTCGCTCGGCTCGCTCCTGATCTCGGCCGGGTACAAGATCCACCCCCTCTGGCAGTCGATGGCGCTGCAGCCGTTCTTCGCCCTCCTGACCGCGATCCTGATGGGGCTCGCGATCGTGATCTTCGAGTCGGCGATGGCCGCGGCGGGGCTTCGGCACGAGCTGGAGAAGCCGCTGCTGACGGGGTTCGGGCGCGGCGCGCTGGGGCTCACGGTGGCCTACCTCGCGCTGCGCCTCGGGGACCTGGCGATGCGGGGCGCGCTGGGCGATGCCCTGGCGGGGGATCTGCGCGGCAACCTCTTCCTGCTGGAGACGGCGCTGTTCGTCTTCCCGGTGGTGGTGCTGGCCGGGCCGCTGGGGCGGCGGGCGCCGTGGCTGTTCCTCGCCGCCCTCTCGCTGGGGCTGGCCGGGGCGCTCTACCGGCTCAACGCCTTCCTCATCGGCTTCCTCGCGAGGCCGGGCTACGTCTACTTCCCGTCCGCGGAGGAGATCCTGGTCACGGTGGGGCTGGTGGCCTTCGAGATCCTCGTCTACCTGGTGGCGGTCAAGCGGCTGCCGGTGCTGGCGGCGCCGGCGCGGGCCGCCTGA
- the hybA gene encoding hydrogenase 2 operon protein HybA, with product MKRRDFLKAAGGLGLAGAAAPAAARPNLEPIPDGYAMLYDSTLCVGCKACMAACKRINGMPPEPMGEETQWDAPRDLSGRTRNVIKVWKRGAARNKDDEEDGYAFVKRHCLHCVDPSCVSVCPVSAMRKDPKTGVVTNDPDACIGCRYCVYACPFDVPKYEFHEPYGRIQKCEFCNQPGVARLDQGLLPGCVEVCPTGASLFGTREELLAEARRRLALKPGEPYRYPRERVGAGVGHVRPAPRYVQHIYGEKELGGTQVLYLTGVPHEYLGLPRLPERSYASISETVQHTLYKGFAAPVAAFAGLAWIVRRNVERRGEVGRDDGREEER from the coding sequence ATGAAGCGACGCGACTTCCTCAAGGCGGCCGGCGGGCTGGGGCTTGCCGGGGCCGCCGCCCCGGCGGCGGCGCGTCCCAATCTCGAGCCGATCCCGGACGGCTACGCCATGCTCTACGACTCGACCCTGTGCGTCGGCTGCAAGGCCTGCATGGCGGCGTGCAAGCGGATCAACGGCATGCCGCCCGAGCCCATGGGCGAGGAGACGCAGTGGGACGCCCCGCGCGACCTCTCCGGCAGGACGCGCAACGTCATCAAGGTCTGGAAGCGGGGCGCGGCGCGCAACAAGGACGACGAAGAGGACGGCTACGCCTTCGTCAAGCGGCACTGCCTGCACTGTGTGGACCCGAGCTGCGTCTCGGTCTGCCCGGTCAGCGCCATGCGCAAGGACCCGAAGACCGGGGTGGTGACCAACGACCCCGACGCCTGCATCGGCTGCCGCTACTGCGTCTACGCCTGCCCCTTCGACGTGCCCAAGTACGAGTTCCACGAGCCCTACGGGCGGATCCAGAAGTGCGAGTTCTGCAACCAGCCCGGGGTGGCGCGCCTCGACCAGGGGCTGCTGCCGGGCTGCGTCGAGGTCTGCCCCACGGGGGCGTCGCTCTTCGGCACCCGCGAGGAGCTGCTCGCCGAGGCCCGGCGCCGGCTCGCCCTTAAGCCGGGTGAGCCCTACCGCTATCCGCGCGAGCGGGTGGGGGCCGGGGTCGGGCACGTGCGCCCGGCGCCGCGCTACGTCCAGCACATCTACGGCGAGAAGGAGCTCGGCGGCACGCAGGTGCTCTACCTCACGGGGGTGCCGCACGAGTACCTCGGGCTGCCGCGGCTGCCCGAGCGGTCCTACGCCTCCATCTCGGAGACCGTGCAGCACACCCTCTACAAGGGCTTCGCCGCGCCCGTGGCGGCCTTCGCGGGGCTGGCCTGGATCGTGCGGCGCAACGTCGAGCGGCGCGGCGAGGTGGGCCGCGACGACGGCAGGGAGGAGGAGCGATGA
- a CDS encoding hydrogenase small subunit: protein MNIEELIERTDLGAAAAARIGCSRRDFMKFMGTLAGTMGLTTAGFARMVEAADAPRRPPVIWLSGQECTGCTESLLRAEHPTLEALILDTVSLDYSETLCAPAGHWAEKSKRDSMKTNWGKYVLVIEGAIPTKDDGVYCKIAGRTMLEHVREAAEGAAAILAIGSCASWGGIPSSGPNPTGARGAPQVLAGKTVITIPGCPPNPYNFLSTVLYLLTFGKAPELDAYGRPRFAYGRLIHENCERRAHFDAGRFARQFGDEGHRKGWCLYKLGCKGPETYANCPQILFGDVGVGSWPVGTGHPCFGCTEQGVGFTKAIHELAEVKTYAPPATFPRVDEPVGEGVTPTAAALLGAVGGVVVGAAAMATRRLAAAEKPQDGQDGEA from the coding sequence GTGAACATCGAGGAGCTCATCGAGCGCACGGATCTCGGTGCCGCGGCGGCCGCGCGCATCGGCTGCTCGCGGCGCGATTTCATGAAGTTCATGGGCACCCTGGCCGGGACCATGGGGCTCACCACGGCGGGCTTTGCGCGCATGGTGGAGGCGGCGGATGCGCCGCGCCGGCCGCCCGTGATCTGGCTCTCGGGCCAGGAATGCACCGGCTGCACCGAGTCGTTGCTGCGGGCGGAGCACCCCACCCTGGAGGCGCTGATCCTGGACACCGTCTCCCTGGATTACAGCGAGACGTTGTGCGCGCCCGCCGGGCACTGGGCCGAGAAGTCCAAGCGGGACTCCATGAAGACCAACTGGGGCAAGTACGTCCTCGTCATCGAGGGGGCCATCCCCACGAAGGACGACGGCGTCTATTGCAAGATCGCGGGCAGGACCATGCTGGAGCACGTGCGCGAGGCGGCCGAGGGGGCGGCGGCGATCCTCGCCATCGGCTCTTGCGCCTCCTGGGGCGGGATCCCCTCCAGTGGGCCGAACCCCACCGGGGCCCGCGGCGCGCCCCAGGTCCTCGCCGGCAAGACCGTGATCACCATCCCGGGCTGCCCGCCCAACCCGTACAACTTCCTCTCCACCGTCCTCTACCTGCTCACCTTCGGCAAGGCCCCCGAGCTCGACGCCTACGGGCGTCCGCGCTTCGCCTACGGGCGGCTGATCCACGAGAACTGCGAGCGTCGGGCGCACTTCGATGCCGGGCGCTTCGCCCGCCAGTTCGGCGACGAGGGGCACCGCAAGGGCTGGTGCCTCTACAAGCTCGGCTGCAAGGGGCCGGAGACCTACGCCAACTGCCCGCAGATCCTCTTCGGCGACGTCGGCGTGGGCAGCTGGCCGGTGGGCACGGGCCACCCCTGCTTCGGCTGCACCGAGCAGGGGGTGGGCTTCACCAAGGCCATCCACGAGCTCGCCGAGGTCAAGACCTACGCCCCGCCGGCCACCTTCCCGCGCGTGGACGAGCCCGTGGGCGAGGGCGTCACGCCCACCGCGGCGGCCCTGCTCGGCGCGGTGGGCGGGGTCGTGGTGGGGGCCGCGGCGATGGCCACGCGCCGGCTCGCCGCGGCCGAGAAGCCGCAGGACGGGCAGGACGGCGAGGCCTGA
- a CDS encoding alpha/beta hydrolase, producing MGGPVYRGYDRAALDAQYDARAAVPEHGAYFRRWEAASAAARARLRAERDLAYGACPRCELDYFPPARTGAPLLLFVHGGYWRSLDKDLFSFLAVPWVEAGAAVALPRYPLAPEAPLDEIVAAVREAALWLWEGAARLGFDRGRIVAAGHSAGAHLAAMLLLTPWQQHPGVPAELVRGALCLSGVYDLEPIRLSYLEADLRLAPEDVARPSPLHLAAGVPPRWLVLAVGGAESDEFRRQQSAFADAARAAGHRVQAVEVPGRHHFSIVETLADPASPVSALLRGLLFEAPETP from the coding sequence ATGGGCGGGCCGGTCTATCGCGGCTACGACCGGGCGGCCCTGGACGCCCAGTACGACGCGCGCGCCGCGGTGCCGGAGCACGGGGCGTACTTCCGCCGCTGGGAGGCGGCGAGCGCGGCGGCGCGGGCGCGGCTGCGGGCGGAGCGGGACCTGGCCTACGGTGCGTGCCCCCGCTGCGAGCTCGACTACTTCCCGCCCGCAAGGACGGGGGCGCCCCTGCTGCTGTTCGTCCACGGCGGCTACTGGCGAAGCCTCGACAAGGACCTCTTCTCCTTCCTCGCGGTGCCGTGGGTGGAGGCGGGCGCGGCGGTGGCGCTGCCGCGCTACCCGCTGGCGCCGGAGGCGCCGCTCGACGAGATCGTGGCCGCGGTGCGCGAGGCGGCGCTGTGGCTGTGGGAGGGTGCGGCGCGGCTCGGATTCGACCGCGGGCGCATCGTGGCGGCGGGGCACTCGGCCGGCGCTCACCTCGCGGCGATGCTGCTCCTCACCCCCTGGCAGCAGCACCCGGGGGTGCCGGCGGAGCTGGTCCGGGGCGCCCTGTGCCTGAGCGGGGTCTACGACCTCGAGCCCATCCGCCTCTCCTACCTGGAGGCGGACCTGCGGCTCGCGCCCGAGGACGTGGCGCGGCCGAGCCCGCTGCACCTCGCCGCGGGGGTGCCGCCGCGGTGGCTGGTGCTTGCCGTGGGCGGCGCCGAGAGCGACGAGTTCCGCCGCCAGCAGTCGGCCTTCGCCGACGCCGCCCGCGCCGCGGGTCACCGGGTGCAGGCGGTGGAGGTGCCGGGCCGCCACCACTTCTCCATCGTCGAGACCCTGGCCGATCCCGCCTCGCCGGTGAGCGCGCTGCTGCGCGGTCTGCTCTTCGAGGCGCCGGAAACGCCGTGA